A single Anas acuta chromosome 19, bAnaAcu1.1, whole genome shotgun sequence DNA region contains:
- the LOC137842054 gene encoding apoptosis-inducing factor 3-like yields MATGKDGDDTITAEVCNEADIGDGELCEVMVAGHPVLLVRNKKEFSALGSRCPHYGAPLSKGVLRGHRLRCPWHGACFNIKTGDIEEYPSLDCLPCFKVTVEQGKVFVTAKKKDLESGVRVKDTSKRCLLNPNTVLLLGGGVAALVCAETLRQEGFTGRIIMATKEKHAPYDKSKLIKEMTMKAEDLYLRKPEFLSARDIELWTEKEAVSVDFQKQKVHFKDGSSQKYNQLLIATGSHSSSLKVPGADLQNVCHLQTPEDFSKILELAAGRNVVVVGASFIGMEAAAFLSDKAAAVSVVEKDEFPFQKTLGPQVGGVCMKMLQNNGVKFYTKTELCELKGKDGKVTEAIIGSGKKLPADVVVLGIGALPSSEFLKGTSIARDSSGAILVDLCMQTNIPNVFAAGDVVSFPVALLDGERSSIHHQQVAEAHGSIAALNMLKKQKALHTVPFFWTTMLGKSIHYAGCGKGFTDTVVKGSLEQQKFLIFYIRDGFVTAAASLNCDPMVSLIAEVLYSGKRISKEEADWGSAGLDERRLPTSWDLSEQHVPSSSSSSSPSCSSSSLLAGSFQRAHRSC; encoded by the exons ATGGCCACCGGCAAGGACGGCGATGACACCATCACCGCCGAGGTCTGCAATGAAGCCGACATCGGGGATGGAGA GCTCTGTGAGGTGATGGTGGCTGGCCACCcggtgctgctggtgaggaaCAAGAAGGAGTTCAGCGCCCTGGGCAGTAGGTGCCCACATTATGGTGCCCCGCTCAGCAAAG GGGTCTTGAGGGGGCACAGGCTGCGCTGCCCCTGGCATGGAGCCTGCTTTAACATCAAAACAGGAGATATTGAGGAATACCCTTCTCTGGACTGTCTTCCCTGCTTTAAG GTAACAGTGGAACAAGGAAAGGTGTTTGTTACAGCAAAAAAGAAG GATCTTGAAAGCGGTGTGAGGGTGAAGGACACAAGCAAACGGTGTCTTCTCAACCCGAACACAGTGCTGCTCCTTGGGGGAG GTGTGGCTGCCCTGGTCTGTGCAGAGACACTTCGCCAAGAGGGCTTTACTGGCCGGATCATCATGGCCACCAAAGAGAAACATGCTCCATATGACAAGTCCAAACTGATCAAG gAAATGACCATGAAAGCTGAGGACCTCTACCTGAGGAAACCTGAATTCCTCAGTGCTCGCGACATAGAGCTCTGGACAGAGAAAGAG GCAGTGTCGGTGGATTTCCAGAAGCAGAAGGTCCACTTCAAGGATGGGTCTTCTCAGAAGTACAATCAGCTGCTCATTGCAACAGGCAGCCA ctccagctccctcaaAGTCCCAGGTGCAGACCTGCAGAACGTATGTCATCTCCAAACCCCAGAAGACTTTAGCAAGATCTTAGAGCTGGCAGCTGGGAGGAACGTGGTGGTCGTAGGAGCTTCATTCATAG GAATGGAGGCAGCCGCCTTCCTCTCAGAcaaggctgctgctgtctcagTGGTGGAAAAAGATGAGTTCCCTTTCCAGAAAACGCTGGGTCCTCAGGTCGGAGGCGTTTGCATGAAG atgCTGCAAAATAACGGGGTGAAGTTTTACACGAAAACAGAACTCTGTGAGCTGAAAGGGAAGGATGGAAAG GTCACAGAGGCCATTATTGGCAGCGGAAAAAAACTACCTGCAGACGTGGTGGTGCTGGGAATAG GGGCGTTGCCCAGCTCTGAGTTTCTGAAGGGCACCTCCATCGCCAGAGACAGCAGCGGTGCCATCCTGGTGGATCTG TGCATGCAAACCAACATCCCCAACGTGTTTGCTGCGGGGGATGTGGTCTCCTTTCCTGTAGCACTGCTCGACGGGGAGCGTTCCAGCATCCACCACCAACAGGTGGCCGAGGCTCACG GTTCCATTGCTGCCCTTAACAtgctgaagaaacagaaggCGTTGCACACTGTCCCCTTCTTCTGGACCACAATGCTTGGGAAAAGCATCCACTACGCAG GCTGCGGGAAGGGATTCACGGACACCGTCGTGAAGGGCAGCTTGGAGCAGCAGAAGTTCCTGATTTTTTACATCAG GGATGGTTTCGTGACTGCAGCTGCCAGCCTGAACTGTGACCCCATGGTGTCTCTGATTGCAGAAGTTTTGTACTCGGGGAAACGAATCTCTAAAGAAGAAGCAGA CTGGGGATCTGCTGGGCTGGACGAGAGGAGGCTGCCCACGTCCTGGGATCTGAGTGAGCAGCATgttcccagctccagcagctccagcagcccgtcctgctcctccagctcgctgctggcagggagcttTCAGCGAGCACACCGGTCATGCTGA